Below is a window of Nicotiana tabacum cultivar K326 chromosome 19, ASM71507v2, whole genome shotgun sequence DNA.
GACTAAACAAGTGGAATGAATTTAAGAAGCTTGAAAGAACAACTCTTCACTATGGAGAATATGGTATTTGGATTACAATGTAAGCATAAAACTTGCCCTCTATAGAAATGATAACCATcacttttatagtagagggatcttactttatatataattaaaaatacatagtgggagacccatgataaatcagttttttcaCAATTCTTGCCGAGATTCTcttctctagtgggattgcaacggctcttgtctatgaccTCGATATTGACTTGAGTTttcggtcttgactcgagctctcgatcttggcttgagctcgattctgacttggACCCTTGAATTGATCTGGGAtcaatgttggtcggtctctggatcataagctcgataacttcactttgcatcatagttcgatttggattcggaCTCGATAATGATATCGGCCCCTCGGACTTGAAGCTTGTTTGTGTCATCTTTGGAACCCGCCTCGAAGTCTCGCTTCAATCGATTATGTTTCGaactcgatatatatatatatatatatatatatatatatatatatatatatatatatatatatatattcgactattattttgagagcggctatacaatgttatttttccaaaaaagtcATGAATTGGCCCAATTGGGTGGTCCGAATTGCAGAATTAATTAGAAGAAGGAAAGACCTTTTTcactttgaaaaaatattttaatttgctcATATATTCTCAGATTATTGATACTATTTATCACAAAACATCTGGGTACTAATTAAAAGTACAATCACGGTCAAAAGAATTTTATATAAGCAAACAAAATTGCAATAACTCATCTTCGTAAGAACCAAAAACTACAATTATTCTCTAAATTCTTTGatatgagaaaaaagaaaagtaacTCAAAAACCTCCGAAGCACTTTACCATGCTCTAGATAAATATGAGAGGAAAAAAAAACTCATAAACCTAAAAGGAATTAAAAGTGGGCGAAACATATAATCGGGTAAAACATATATAAATATGCTAAAATATGAGTGGAAGAAAAGGACCCCTAAATCTAAAAGtaatgaaaaaaatacaaaatattagaaaaataattaaatatttattcctaaatattaaaaaaataactaaataattatttttaaatattagagaaataattaaatgactattttatttaatctGAAATTACTTTTTAAAGAGTAAGGCGAACAACATTTCGATAAgggtttcgtgcttttaatatagtaatagaatagatatagatatagatatagatagataaatGAACATTTAATTTTGGAGGTAATTCTATATACATCCCTACTGTATTACCTCGAGCACATATAATCCTTTAAATTTATAATTCGATCCTAGCTGAAAGAACTTATATTGGATCGTCTAAAACTAACGGAAATGTCATACTGCATATAATATTTTTCACATGCCAAAGCTAAATAATGATTGCCATCGGGTTATTCTTGcccaaatttatttttcctcAATCGCAATTTATTTTCATTATccttactttttaaaaaaaaatttaaattttaatatatatattttttgtagtGACTCTATTATCAGACTCTTTTGTTTGGTGATTAGAGCTGAATTTGGAGGAGAAAATTGAAACTGGGCAATAAGATCTCTATCGAGATCATTGTTTATattagagggtgtttggattggttTTTAAAAAGTAGCTCATAAGTTAAAAgtcaaaagccataagttggcaATACCCAACTTTTGGCTTTTAGCTTATTTTTGTAACATGCCTAAAAGTAAGtgttttaaaatactttttaTCATTGACAAACattacaaaaactaaaaaaagtGCTTAAAATAAGCAATTCATACACCCTCTTAATCATGTGACATTTTTGCTAGTTTTCAGCGTCCGTTTGAATGTTCCTCAGTTGGACTAAAAGTGTTTAGTTTTTACAAATTTAAAGCACCATATGTGTTCGGGGTGATAAAATAGGAACACAAATATACTTACTTCAAACCTAAGGGATCATTTGAGTTAAAAACTCCAAActtttctctctctatatattcCCATGAAAACACCCACCAATAACAACCAACATATATTTACAAAATCACAAAACCTTCACATATTAAAACATGATAGGGTGGGAAGATATATATAAGGTGGTGACGGCCATGGTGCCACTCTATGTAGCACTTATTTTAGGCTATGGTTCTGTAAAATGGTGGCATATGTTCAAGTCAGAACAATGTGATGCAATTAACAGATTCAATTGCTTCTTCATCCTCCCATTTTTCAATTTTGAGTTCATAGCTAATTTCGATCCTTACAACGTCAACGGCCTCTTTTTAACCGGAGACGTAATTTCCAAAGTCTTACTGATCGTAATTCTCGTCTTATGGGCTAACTTTTACAAAAAAGGAAACTTTTCTTGGTCCATAACAACTTTTTCTTTGTCCACTTTGAATAACACACTTGTTGTTGGTGTTCCAttgatgaaagccatgtatgGGAAATTAGGGGTTGATCTTGTAATTCAAGCAGCTGTTATTCAAGCTTTGTTATGGCTTACTTCATTGCTATTTGCACTTGAATTTTGGAAAACAAAGATGAATTCTAATGGTAATTCTGTTGAACTGAGTGATTTGGAAGGAAATTCTGTTGAATTGGGAAGTATTAGTGATTTGGAAGGAAATAATACAAGTGTTACTCCAGTGAGGAATAATACTAATAATGGTCTGGCTTTTAGGCCTTTGATTAAGGTTGTTTCTATTAAACTTGCTAAGAATCCCAATTCATATGCTTGTTTTCTTGGTCTCATTTGGGCTCTTTTAGCTAACAGGTATGTATAACTTCTTTATTCTGTTTTTACTTGTTCAAGCAACTAGTTGTTTTTAGTAAATTTTTCATTTACTAACTTCTTTGGAAAAAATATTAAGCTTTCACTTTAACGGCACTTCAAAGTAATAAAAGACGAACCGTTGAATAGATAAGGGAAAATACATAAATAggcaatatttaataaaagatTTCAAAAACCTAGTAGCAGTAAGTATTTTACAATTATGGCAACTAAATAACAAATATTTCGTAATTGTGCATGTTGTTTGGTTATTAATTATGTGCATAATAGAGTGATGTTATTTTcctaaatatttttgtaaaagtaCTCAGCCGGGTAGTTTTctctttaaataaagaaaagtatcctctttctaaaaatttagttttttttttttaacgttATATGGTTATACATTTCAATACGATATTAGAGCAGACGGAGGTCCTGAGTTAGAGTCTTACCGTCACCCGTTATCGAAAAATGCGATCTCCTTGACACAGTTCAACACAAAGAATATTCAGCATTTTAATTGATTGAATAATTACTTGTATGTTTTTtataattccttttctttttcaggtGGAATTTTGAAATGCCAAGCATCATAGAGGGACCAATCTTAATCATGTCAAAGGCTGGTAGTGGTGTTGCAATGTTTAGCATGGGTAAGAGTCTTAAACACTTGGAACAAAATTAAAGGGTCTTCCTTTTAATGCAAAATAGCATTAAATaacatttgattttcttttaatgttTCATTAAATAACTTCTGCTATTCTGTTTAACCAACAACCACTTTTGTTCTTTGTGATCTGTTTTTGACCAAATTAAAGACGATATttaaaataatatcgaaatttAATGCAATTTTTTTTCACTAAACAAGGGTGTTTatgtttttaaaattatatttgtaGGACTTTTCATGGCATTGCAAGGGAAAATAATTGCATGTGGAACAGCTTTGACAATATATGCAATGATTTTGAGGTTTGTTGTTGGGCCAGCAACAATGGCATTCGGCTGTGTTGTCTTGGGCTTGCATGGAAATGTTTTACGTGTTGCTATTATCCAGGTAATAATAAAAACACTTGTCTATAATTCATCTTTATGGGATTTAATGCTTAATTTTATATTACAATAACTAGTAAGGAAAAAGATGTATGAAAATGTGAATTACCTTCTAATAAATTTGTTAGTTAGTCAAGAAATCGTGCTTCAATTCGCACCAGTCGATCTTAAGTTTAGCTTATAGTGCTATCATAACTAGCAGAATTAAAAAAGGTAAATACAGGAGCCAATATTAGTATTTAGACCTCCACTTCTTATTCATCTAGCCACTTTACCAGCATGTTGCAATCTTGTCAAGAGCACTTCAGACGGCTAtcatatttaaaaaatttatCGAGAGACAATCAATTTGAGAAGACTACTTTTATATATACATTAATCATAGAGGCTGATTCAGaatttgaaaattataaatttcTATTGAAATCTCAAGTTACTATTACAATAATAATTTAGTTTATAATCAGATATTATTAGGTATATTTTATAATCGgcaaagggtcaaatataccTCTCTACTTTCGA
It encodes the following:
- the LOC107817755 gene encoding auxin efflux carrier component 5-like, giving the protein MIGWEDIYKVVTAMVPLYVALILGYGSVKWWHMFKSEQCDAINRFNCFFILPFFNFEFIANFDPYNVNGLFLTGDVISKVLLIVILVLWANFYKKGNFSWSITTFSLSTLNNTLVVGVPLMKAMYGKLGVDLVIQAAVIQALLWLTSLLFALEFWKTKMNSNGNSVELSDLEGNSVELGSISDLEGNNTSVTPVRNNTNNGLAFRPLIKVVSIKLAKNPNSYACFLGLIWALLANRWNFEMPSIIEGPILIMSKAGSGVAMFSMGLFMALQGKIIACGTALTIYAMILRFVVGPATMAFGCVVLGLHGNVLRVAIIQSALPQAVTSFVYAQEYGLHADVLSTAVIVGTIISLPLLIAYYAVLDIMH